The segment AAAGGGTAACAGAGATGTCACAAAAGAAGATACTTATTACAGGCGCAGCAGGTAAAATTGGGCGGGTCTTGCGCGATGGATTGAAAGACGATTACGATTTGCGACTCCTCTATCACAGGACTGTTTTACCGGCAGCGCCGGGCGAAGAGGTCCATATAGCGAGCATCAAGGATCTTGACAAAATGGTGGAGGTTGTAGGCGGTGTGGATTCGGTCGTTCACATGGCTGGGGATCCCGAAGTCGGCGCATCGTTTCAATCGGTTTACGAAAACAACATCTTAGGCACCTACTGCATCTACGAAGCAGCCCGTCGAACCGGCGTGCCTCAAGTTATATTCGCCAGCACCAACCACGTGACCGGATTCTATGAAATAGACGGTATCTATACAAAACCTGAAATGCCGGTGCGACCTGATAGCCACTACGGCGCTAGCAAAGCCTACGGCGAGGCACTAGGCAGATACTATGTCGATGAATTCGGGCTGCAGGTAATTTGTCTGCGGATTGGCACCTTTCAACCGGTGGAGTCGGTGCAGAATCGGACAAGTGATCGCATCCTGTCCACCTGGTTAAGCCACCGAGATATGGTGCACATGACCAAACAGAGCATTGAGGCAGAGTCGGTGAAGTTTGGCATCTACTATGGTATCTCCAATAACACACGCGCCTACTGGGACACCGATAATGCTCGGAAAGAAATCGGCTACGCCCCCGAAGACAACGCCGAAGATTATGCTTGAGCGCCGTTCGCGGACAAAATTGTCGCCATGACGTTTTGGGTATCGCTCAAATCGTCAAAGAGGACGTCCGGTTGATATGGTGTTAGCTCTGCGCGAGAATATGTGCCGGTAGCCACGGCGATGGCATAGGCACCGGCGTGACGAGCGCACTCAATATCGCGGGGTGTATCCCCAATAATCACAATGTCTTTACCGGTGAACCTTTCACCCGTTTTCTCAAAAGCGCGACACGCAGCGATAGCTGGGAGCGCATTACGGGAGCGTGCGTCGTCCCCGAATGCACCGAATTGGAAAAAGGGGTTCAAATTAAAAACGTCCAACTTCGCAGCCGCGCCACCTTTATTATTGCCAGTCAAAAGGCCGGGCAAACACCCCTCGTGGTCTGCCACCGCTGAAATTAATTCCCGTACACCGTCCAACAATATTACATTCGCACCTGCCGCTTTGCAGCCTTCTCTCAAGAGTTTAGCGATCCGGTCAAAAATATCTGGCAGCAGTTGCTGGATGGTGCTTTCGGGAAGAACACCCTCCAAGATATCGTGTACAATCTGCGTGTCCATCCCACCCGACATTCGCACCCGTCCAAGTGCGGGGGTCGGATTGTCCCCGAACATCTTCTTTTCGTGGCAGACCTCCTCGATCGCTTGGTAGAGAGCCCTGCCTCCAATTCCGCCTGTACTCAGTATCGTGCCATCAATATCAAATAGAACCAATTTTCTCATCTATGGTAGTTGCCCTCAGGTTGCTTGATCATCTCTTTTGCATATTTCGGCTAAAATTTGGTATCATTCCCTTTATAAATCCGCTCGCCGCGCACCAGAACCCGCTTCGGATTATCAAGAGAAAGTTCATCGCGGGTATGATACCCCAATGTCATGCTCATACGCGTACCATCTGTCCGATTTGTGCCGGCAGAATGAATTATCATGCTGTCAATGGCAAGTAGCCCACCGGCTTTCATGGGGACGGGGACAACCTGACCCAAAGCAATTTGATGCACGAGTTCTCCATCATTCAGATCCACGAAGTCCGGCAATATGTGCGACCCCGGCACCACATGGGTGCAACCGTTTTCCAGATTGGTATCCTCAAGGTAGACCAACACTGTTACGATGGTGCGTGACCAATGTCTCACATCGCGATGAAGTTCTAACGAAGCAGTTGAATCGCGGTCACGAAGATAAACATGGTTATGCCGATTACGCACAAACTCAATATTGGGACCCAATATCGATTCCAACGGATTGAGGATTTCGTCACACACGATTGTCTCCTGAAAGATGCCGCCGCGCCCCCACAGATCGGAGATGCGAGTCACCCATCCGTCTTTATTACGCGCAACCGGTTCGACCTCTTGCCCAATATCATTTAATGCCGCTGCTTTCAGTGCCGCCACAAGGTCATCGTTCAACCGTGTCGGTAATTTAACGAAACCGTTATGTCGAAAAAGTTGTACCTCTTGAGGTGTGAGTACCATTGTGGTTCTCCCCGTTTCTGTTTTGTACTTGTCTCCAGTCCCTACCCTAATCCTATTAACCATAGCCCGGCTATATAGGCTTAAAATCGTTGCCGGGACCGGATGAACCTCTTTCTCGTGTTGTCATAAACTCAAGCAATACTGGAAGTCCTTCCTCCTCAGTGACACGTCGGGCACGCTGAAATGCGGGAACGATTTCTGCGGGGTTTTCAATCCGCTCTCCACGACCGCCCATCGCACGCGCAAGGTCTGCGTAATCACTGCCAAGATTGCTGACCTGATATTCCGCTTCTGCAACGCCTGTCGCTTCGCCTGCCATCCCACCGTTGTTAAACAGCGTTACAATAATAGGAACCCTTTCCCGTACAGCGGTTTCAAAGTCCAAGCCTACCATGCCAAACGCTGTATCTCCCGTAACGTAGGTGCAGACTTTTTCCGGCTTCGCCAACTTGGCACCGATGATGAGCCCCAAGCCGGTGCCCAACGCGTGGGATCTGCCCCAACCGATAAAGCTACGCGGTCCGGCAGACCGATAAAAGCTGATCATCCGTTCACGAGGGCTGCCCGCGTCATGGGTCACAATCGCATCTTCAGGGGGAATCGCTCGCATCAAGTCCCAGATCACACGAAAGGGGGTGATGGGGGTCTCATCACTGGTGAGTTTGGGCATCCAGTCACCGAGCCACTCTGAATTGATGGATGCAATTTGTGAAGCCACATCGTCTGTTGACCGAGCCTGATTCCCTGTAATATCTTTGCACGCCTCTAACAGTTGGCGGAGGATTAGCTTGGCATCTCCGACGATGGGATAGTCCGCGTCAAGGTCTTTCTGAACGTCAACGGGATCGTTTGTGGCGTGAATAATCGTCCTACCCTCCGGCAGTCGCATCGCCATAACGTGATCGGTAAAGCTGCAGCCAATTCCGCATATCAGATCGGAGGAGTGCAAGAAATGGTGCAGCACTTTGGGCATTGAACCCGTTGCACACCCTAACGCAAGCGGATACGATTCAGGAAACGCGCTTTTTCCCATCAATGTCGTCAGCACGGGTACAGCTAAGTATTCGGAAAGTTCCCGCAATTCTTCCGTCGCTTCCGCGTACAGAACACCCTGTCCAGCGATCATGACAGGACGCTGGGCACTGCATAGTGCTTTGGCAGCAGCCTCAATATCCCTCGGATCACCTTGGGATTTGACGGGTTTCACATGAGAGGTGCCTCCATTGAAATCACCCACCTCCTGCATCGCTACGTCAGCCGGAATTTCGACCATCACAGGTCCCGGTCTACCCTGCTGCAGCGCTGCCAAGGAACGACGCATTACACCGTGGATGCGCTCCGTAGAGGTCACCACTTCGACCCGTTTGGTGATGGCAGCATAGCTTACCTCCGACCGAAACAGCGGCGAAACCCCCTGCCTGTCAACTGGGTGTCCAAGCGGCAACAAAAGCATCGGAACCGAGTCGGAAAAAGCGGTGGCTACACCTGCGAAACTGTTTTCGGTTCCCGGACCGTATTGCATAGCGAAGACCCCGGGGGTGGCTCCATTTGTGACCCTTGAATATCCGTCCGCAATATGCACCCCAACCCGCTCCTGCCGGCAGATAATCGGACGGATACCTGCTTGGGCTGCGGCTTCAATCATCGATGTCGTGGGAAAACAACTCAAGTATTCGATCCCTTGCGCTTTCAACGTTCTCGCAATTGCATCTATCGTTTTCATGCCAACCCCTTCCGTTAGACCAAACTGTTAATGTTTATGGGTGTACAAGCCCTGAACACTCCCATCTTATCCTGACATAGTTCTACCGCATCGTCAAGTAGAAAAGCGGTCTACACTACACTATCCCCGCTGAAGGCTCCACGGCATCGCCATAATTTGTTCCATGCCCCCCTCATCCAACGAAACCCCTAACCCCGGACCTTCCGGCACCGGTACACAACCCTCATCGTCGAGTACAAACGGCTCTTTGAAGTACCCTTTACCGATTAAGGTACGGGAGCCATCGCGCGTGTCATTCACTTCGTTGTGTTCTTGTACCAAGAAATTAGGCGTGCAGGCGTCTAGCTGGATTGAGGCTGCCAGTGCGAGCGGACTAAGCGGACAGTGCAACGCCAGCTTGGCGTAAGCAGCTTCGCCCATCGTCGCAATTTTGCGGCATTCCGTAATACCACCTGCGTGGCAGATGTCTGGTTGTAACACGGATAAAGCACCGCGTGACAGTGCATCGAAGAAGATCCATTTGCCCATCCAGACGGTAGCGTTTTGTGTAATTTGGGCGAGAACGTCTACCCGTTCAACAGGCATCGGCTCTTCGACAAAAAGCGGTCGGTGCGGAGTCAGTACCTCAATGAGCTGTTTTGCGATTGCTGGGTGCGGGTTATGGATGTCTACAGCCACGTCAGCGTCTGGGCCCGCCCCTTCGCACACGGCAGCGAATTTTTCCCCAAACGCCTCCACCTGTGAAGTAATTGGCAAGTCATCCCCCGGACCAAAGTGAACTTTCAGACATCGGAAACCCCATTCCTCGGTCAGCACTCGCGCTGCTTCCCTATAGGCCTCCGGCGAGTCGGGTATCAGCGAGTTTTCCGGCGGTCTACCGGCGCGGTAGGGTTGTCCCGGCTCCACGCACCAAGGGAGCCCGCCACCAGTCGCATGATACATACGAATTCGGTCATGGCACGCACCGCCGAGCATCTTGTGGATAGGCAGCCCCGCCGCTTTGCCCGCCAAGTCCCACAGCGCAATGTCAATCCCACTGATCGCGCTCATCTTAATGGGACCGCCCACATAGCCCTCGCCATACATCAGATGCCACAGTTCTTCGACGCGGCAAGGGTCTTTTCCAATCAGCAGTGGCTCAAGCCGCTTAACTTCGGTGATAACGGTTTCTGAATGATTCTCAAGGTGCGGTTCGCCCAGCCCGGTCAGTTCGGTGTCGGTATGTATCCGCAACCAAACCCAACTCGGTGGCACTCGCAGAATTTCGAGTTCAGTGATTTTCATAGCTCTCCCTTATACTGTAAATACCTTTGACAAATATAGATTCACACGTTACCATATCATCCAAATTAGACAATAAAAGATTACGACCAAAAAGAAACGAACATCACAGAAGTCGAAAATAATTAAGGTGCACTATGAGCGCTAAAGATCTATCCGGATATGCCTTTGAATATGGGCACCATTTCTTCAAACGGTCCCTGATTATTCATGCAGACTGCTTTGAATGGATGGAACATCTCCCCGAAAATAGTTTACATGCTATCGTAACTGATCCGCCGTATGGGGTAAAAGAATACGATTTCGACCAACTAGAAAAACGGACGAATGGAAATGGCGGTATTTGGCGTATTCCACCCGCTTTCGATGGACATCAACGTTCGCCTTTGCCCCGATTTACTGCCTTGAATTATGCAGAACGCAGTCGTATGCAGGACTACTTCTGTCAATGGGCTAAACTCGCTTTAAGGATATTACGCCCCGGTGGGCATGTCTTTCTGGCTTCAAACACTTTTCTCTCTCAAATTGTCTTTACCTCTATCATCGACGCCGGCTTTGAATTTCGCAGTCAGATTGTCCGGTTGGTTAAAACACTACGGGGTGGTGACAGGCCAAAGAACGCGGAGAAAGAATTTCCTGATGTTTGTACACTGCCGAGAGGCTGCTATGAACCGTGGGGTCTTTTTCGCAAACCCATTCCAAACGGAATGAAAGTCAGTGATTGTCTAAAAGCGTTCCAAACGGGTGGGCTGCGCCGTAAACCAAATGGGAATCCCCCTGAAGATGTCATCGAAAGTGAACGCACTCCACAAAATGAACGGAACATTGCCAATCATCCAAGCCTGAAACCACAGTCCTTCCTTCGTCAAATCGTTTATGCCTCTCTGCCGCTTGGTGAAGGTATTATCGTAGATCCATTTATGGGCTCGGGTTCCACAGTTGCGGCTGCTGAAGCGGTTGGTTATTCTTGTATTGGTCTTGAACGTTACGAAGAGTATTATATGATGGGCCAGCAGGCAATCCCCAAATTATCTCAATTATCAACAAGAGACACCCAATTAAGCCTGTCATTCACCTAATTGGTATATCCAGTTCGCCCTCATTTTCTGTGTGCCGTTTCGGTTTACGCTCGCAGTAATTGTCCGCCGGCTCGCCGCTGATCTGCCTGAAAAATTCCAATCCTCTTTTTCTAGTCTAGCAGCGTACACCCCTTTGAATTGAAATGGTCTCGGAGCAATTCCCCTTTGCACATCACTAACAGTATTACTGTCAAAGTGAAAGACCATAAGCCAGATCGCTTCTGGGTTATGCCCTTGCCAACCGCTTGCATGACGAGATGCCTTGATTTCAACACCCTCACTCGAATATTGAATCGCATCGTTGGGAAACATTCCATTTGGAACTAAATCTGGATGTCCATTGTGATATTGATTTTTCACCAAACTGGAGCAGTACTTTGGGATACTGATGTTCGCGAATTCACCAACGATGCTGCTGAAATTCGCCGGCATGAGAAAACTTTCGAGCCGAGGTATCCCCTTTTCATAGAGTTGTTGATTGATGAAGCCCAAGAAAGCAATGAAGTCATTCATTGCCTTGCTTACCAAAAAATCCTTTAGGTCTAAAGCCCAAGCATTAATACTTGGGATACAGATTGCTTTAGCAAGTTTTATGCTTGANNNNNNNNNNNNNNNNNNNNNNNNNNNNNNNNNNNNNNNNNNNNNNNNNNNNNNNNNNNNNNNNNNNNNNNNNNNNNNNNNNNNNNNNNNNNNNNNNNNNNNNNNNNNNNNNNNNNNNNNNNNNNNNNNNNNNNNNNNNNNNNNNNNNNNNNNNNNNNNNNNNNNNNNNNNNNNNNNNNNNNNNNNNNNNNNNNNNNNNNNNNNNNNNNNNNNNNNNNNNNNNNNNNNNNNNNNNNNNNGTGAGATCCCTTAACTGTGAACACGGCTGGCACAGCGTGTAAGAATCCCAATCCTTTTAGGTTTGGGAGCACGTCAAATGCTCTATTGTCAAGCCGTAAGGGAGCACACAACTTGAGTTAAGGCAATCAGGACTTATCGGGTTAGGAATACAGGCTGAAACTTCCTTATCGTTAGCCATACGTTAGATCGTTTTAGTGAGCCACAGAACCATCGGCATGGAAACTGCCGGTAATCTGTCTCGATTGGTAAGGGAATTTACCCAATTTGGATTCGTTGATTTCCAGTCCAATGCCCGGTCGATTCGGTACGATAACATACCCGCCGTCACGCTCAAGGGGATGATCGACAATCTCGTTGAAGGCGTCAGCGCCGGTGTGGCACTCATGCGTAAAAAAGTTGGGGATGGCTGCATCGAGTTGGACAAATGCGGCAAGGTTGACCGGACTCCCCATCAGGTGTGGGAAAATACCCACAAAGGAGGCTTCAGCGAGTGCCGCAATTTTTTTACAGTGCGTGATGCCGCCCGCCAGTGAAACATCGGGACGGATGAGGCTGACGGTTTTCTTGTCAATGAGTTCTTTGAACTGTTGGATGTTATAGAACCGCTCACCGGTCGCTATCGGGATGTGAACGTGTTGGGCGACGTACTCCAACGCTTCGATGCTCTGCGGTGCGATCGGGTCTTCATAGTAGAGAATGTGGAACGGCGCAAGTTCACCGGCGAGGATGATTGCTTCGTCCGGCGTCAGGTTTCGGTGGATCTCAAGCCCCAGATCAATATCGTTGCCAACCGCTTCACGGATAGTTCGGACAATCTCCACCGCTGTTGTAATCGCTTGGGTTGAGGTGCCCTTCTCCCAATTCGAGAAGAATGGGGTTGTTCGGAGCGAGATGTATCCCGCCTCGACGTTTTGGATTGCGCTCTCCGCCCGTTCAGCCAATGTATCTCCGCCAACATTATTAAAGACCTTGACCTTGTCCCGACACTTCCCGCCGAGCAACTGGTACACCGGCAGGTTGGCCGACTTCCCCAAGATGTCCCACAGTGCAACATCAATGGCGCTCATCGCAGCACTGATGGCAGCCCCCATGAAGTGGGAGTTTCTCGAAACCACCTGAAAATGATGCTCGATACGAGCGGGATCTTTGCCAACGTAGTATTCGCTCAGTTCAAGTATGGTTTCATGCACTGTTTTGTGATGTGCCCACAATCCGGCTTCGCCGTTGCCGACAAGCCCTTCGTCAGTGTAGACTCGAACCAGCAGGAAGCCATCTACCAGAAACGGCGTTATCTTCTCAATTTTCATCAAATCTTCCTCTCGTTTTATCCGTTCGATGCTTTCACAATTTCGTTGGTGGCATCTCGGGCATGGGTATAACCGTTGATGAGGGCAGTGACATCGTGACAACAGTTGAGCCAGCGAGCGCCTTTCTCAACAACAGTTCGCATCGGCTCGCCCGGATCAACTGCCGTGCCCATTGTCTTTCCGTGGGCGCGACATGCCTCGCCCACCCTGTCGAAAGCCTCAAGAACAACCTGCTGCGTAATTGGGTGTCCCGCTTCGCGTTCCACACCGTAGCTGTGTGCGAGATCACCGGGTCCCACAAACAATAGATCGATTCCTTCAACGGCGGCGATGGCTTCAACGTCGTCCACCCCTTCCTTGTCCTCGATCATCACACCGAGCAGCGTGTTCTCGTTGGCTTGATCCAAGAACTCCGTGCGTTCAATCTGTCCAAATAGCGAGTCCCTACCACCACCCATACCGCGCAAACCGAGGGGTCGAAACTTTGCCATCCGGACAAACTGACGCGCCTCATCCGCACTTCTGCAGTGGGGCCAAATCAAACCACCGGCTCCCAATTCCAATGTTTTCATAACCTGATTGTAGGGACCGTGAGGGATACGAACAATAACATCAAGATCAACCGTGCGCGCAGCCAAAATCATATTGGAGAGACCATCTAGATTAAGATGGCTATGCTCCATGTCTATCCACACACAGTTGTATCCCGCCAGCGCAAGCACCTCCACAACGATCGGGTTGGATACCCGATTGATCTCTGGAACAGCGATAGTTTCACCCCTGAGAAGCGCGGCTTTTGTATGATTAACTTTGTATTGATTTATCATCTGAAGTTCCTACTTTCATAAGTGTAAATTCAATTCAAGAGGCAGCGGCAACCGCATCCGGAAATTTTGGCAAGACCTCTCTGCCGAACTCTTCTATATCCCGCCGGATTGCGCTAGGCGGGATTGCCAAAGCACCGGCACCTATTGTCACGCGCTCCAAGCCCGGTAATCTATCCTGAATCCCTGAAATCTTTTCAAAAACGTGCGCCGGTGGTCCGCATATCCATCCACCGCCACTCACCAAATCGTGAACGGTCGGAAGCCCAGCCAACGGCGCTTTTTCTGGATCGAAAGTCGCTTGAATCTGTTCCTCAGTGAGCGTAGGCATCCTTCCCAACGGTGCCAGCACCTTGAGTTGTTCCTCAAACCAGACCGATGCTTCCTGAATCGCTTTCTCTTCGGTGTCGGCGATATGTATTTGTAACACCAGAGCCAAGCCCTCACCGAGTTCTGTGTCACGCCCAGCGCGTAAGTGCGCTTCTTGCCACTTCGCAGCAATCTCATCAACTCGTGGACCTCCGGGGACCACGCCTTTGATACCGTGTTTAACCATAAAGTCTATACCCTGCGGACTCGCGCTGAAGATGGGTTGCCAACATTCCACAGGCAGATTGAAGGGACGAGGCACAAGCGTTATCTCCTCCAACTCCTGTCCTCGGTTGAGAATCCTCGCTGGCAGGTCGTAGTGCTCCCCGCGATGGGAGAAAGATTGTTCATTCCACGCCTTGAAAATAATCTCGACCTGCTCCTCAAACAATTCTCGGTTTGCTGCGTCATCCTCAAGCGGCGATCCCAATGTTTCTACTTCCCGCGGAATGTAACCCCGACCGATGCCGAATCTGACACGACCCTTTGTAAGGATATCTGCCATAGCAAAGTCTTCAGCCAATCGAAGCGGGTGCCATGCGGGAATGGTATTAAAAAAACCACCGAACTTGAGCCGCTCGGTATTCTGTGCGAGATAGAGGCTGAGCATCGGTATGTTCGGAATACCGCCGTACCCTTCGCGTTGAAAGTGGTGCTCAGCGAGCCACAAGGTGTCAAAATTCAATTGGTCCATTAACTGAGCAATCGCCTGCGCTTCGTCGAACACAGAGGCTAGATGCTCATCCGATTCTATCCTATCGTCAACACGGAGGCCCTGGAAACCCATGTCATCCATCTCCACATGTCCTCCGTAGAAGTAGTCAAATTTGGTTATCATCTATTTCTCCAACGCTATCGTTTCACGCTCAAACCTCCCCCGTGGGCTTCCCAAGTTTATGCACCACTAGGGCTAGCAGGTATTTTTAACAACTATTAAATCCAATTGTCTACTTTTGTGTTATCAATGCGCCATTTTACTCCTTCCTCATTCTCTCGTCAATAAGATTTTCTATGGATCAACTCAGAGTTTGTGAAAGGCAAAATTG is part of the Candidatus Poribacteria bacterium genome and harbors:
- a CDS encoding NAD(P)-dependent oxidoreductase, translated to MSQKKILITGAAGKIGRVLRDGLKDDYDLRLLYHRTVLPAAPGEEVHIASIKDLDKMVEVVGGVDSVVHMAGDPEVGASFQSVYENNILGTYCIYEAARRTGVPQVIFASTNHVTGFYEIDGIYTKPEMPVRPDSHYGASKAYGEALGRYYVDEFGLQVICLRIGTFQPVESVQNRTSDRILSTWLSHRDMVHMTKQSIEAESVKFGIYYGISNNTRAYWDTDNARKEIGYAPEDNAEDYA
- a CDS encoding HAD family hydrolase, giving the protein MRKLVLFDIDGTILSTGGIGGRALYQAIEEVCHEKKMFGDNPTPALGRVRMSGGMDTQIVHDILEGVLPESTIQQLLPDIFDRIAKLLREGCKAAGANVILLDGVRELISAVADHEGCLPGLLTGNNKGGAAAKLDVFNLNPFFQFGAFGDDARSRNALPAIAACRAFEKTGERFTGKDIVIIGDTPRDIECARHAGAYAIAVATGTYSRAELTPYQPDVLFDDLSDTQNVMATILSANGAQA
- a CDS encoding phytanoyl-CoA dioxygenase family protein, translated to MVLTPQEVQLFRHNGFVKLPTRLNDDLVAALKAAALNDIGQEVEPVARNKDGWVTRISDLWGRGGIFQETIVCDEILNPLESILGPNIEFVRNRHNHVYLRDRDSTASLELHRDVRHWSRTIVTVLVYLEDTNLENGCTHVVPGSHILPDFVDLNDGELVHQIALGQVVPVPMKAGGLLAIDSMIIHSAGTNRTDGTRMSMTLGYHTRDELSLDNPKRVLVRGERIYKGNDTKF
- a CDS encoding thiamine pyrophosphate-requiring protein, encoding MKTIDAIARTLKAQGIEYLSCFPTTSMIEAAAQAGIRPIICRQERVGVHIADGYSRVTNGATPGVFAMQYGPGTENSFAGVATAFSDSVPMLLLPLGHPVDRQGVSPLFRSEVSYAAITKRVEVVTSTERIHGVMRRSLAALQQGRPGPVMVEIPADVAMQEVGDFNGGTSHVKPVKSQGDPRDIEAAAKALCSAQRPVMIAGQGVLYAEATEELRELSEYLAVPVLTTLMGKSAFPESYPLALGCATGSMPKVLHHFLHSSDLICGIGCSFTDHVMAMRLPEGRTIIHATNDPVDVQKDLDADYPIVGDAKLILRQLLEACKDITGNQARSTDDVASQIASINSEWLGDWMPKLTSDETPITPFRVIWDLMRAIPPEDAIVTHDAGSPRERMISFYRSAGPRSFIGWGRSHALGTGLGLIIGAKLAKPEKVCTYVTGDTAFGMVGLDFETAVRERVPIIVTLFNNGGMAGEATGVAEAEYQVSNLGSDYADLARAMGGRGERIENPAEIVPAFQRARRVTEEEGLPVLLEFMTTRERGSSGPGNDFKPI
- a CDS encoding galactonate dehydratase — translated: MKITELEILRVPPSWVWLRIHTDTELTGLGEPHLENHSETVITEVKRLEPLLIGKDPCRVEELWHLMYGEGYVGGPIKMSAISGIDIALWDLAGKAAGLPIHKMLGGACHDRIRMYHATGGGLPWCVEPGQPYRAGRPPENSLIPDSPEAYREAARVLTEEWGFRCLKVHFGPGDDLPITSQVEAFGEKFAAVCEGAGPDADVAVDIHNPHPAIAKQLIEVLTPHRPLFVEEPMPVERVDVLAQITQNATVWMGKWIFFDALSRGALSVLQPDICHAGGITECRKIATMGEAAYAKLALHCPLSPLALAASIQLDACTPNFLVQEHNEVNDTRDGSRTLIGKGYFKEPFVLDDEGCVPVPEGPGLGVSLDEGGMEQIMAMPWSLQRG
- a CDS encoding site-specific DNA-methyltransferase; protein product: MSAKDLSGYAFEYGHHFFKRSLIIHADCFEWMEHLPENSLHAIVTDPPYGVKEYDFDQLEKRTNGNGGIWRIPPAFDGHQRSPLPRFTALNYAERSRMQDYFCQWAKLALRILRPGGHVFLASNTFLSQIVFTSIIDAGFEFRSQIVRLVKTLRGGDRPKNAEKEFPDVCTLPRGCYEPWGLFRKPIPNGMKVSDCLKAFQTGGLRRKPNGNPPEDVIESERTPQNERNIANHPSLKPQSFLRQIVYASLPLGEGIIVDPFMGSGSTVAAAEAVGYSCIGLERYEEYYMMGQQAIPKLSQLSTRDTQLSLSFT
- a CDS encoding mandelate racemase/muconate lactonizing enzyme family protein, with protein sequence MKIEKITPFLVDGFLLVRVYTDEGLVGNGEAGLWAHHKTVHETILELSEYYVGKDPARIEHHFQVVSRNSHFMGAAISAAMSAIDVALWDILGKSANLPVYQLLGGKCRDKVKVFNNVGGDTLAERAESAIQNVEAGYISLRTTPFFSNWEKGTSTQAITTAVEIVRTIREAVGNDIDLGLEIHRNLTPDEAIILAGELAPFHILYYEDPIAPQSIEALEYVAQHVHIPIATGERFYNIQQFKELIDKKTVSLIRPDVSLAGGITHCKKIAALAEASFVGIFPHLMGSPVNLAAFVQLDAAIPNFFTHECHTGADAFNEIVDHPLERDGGYVIVPNRPGIGLEINESKLGKFPYQSRQITGSFHADGSVAH
- a CDS encoding LLM class flavin-dependent oxidoreductase, giving the protein MITKFDYFYGGHVEMDDMGFQGLRVDDRIESDEHLASVFDEAQAIAQLMDQLNFDTLWLAEHHFQREGYGGIPNIPMLSLYLAQNTERLKFGGFFNTIPAWHPLRLAEDFAMADILTKGRVRFGIGRGYIPREVETLGSPLEDDAANRELFEEQVEIIFKAWNEQSFSHRGEHYDLPARILNRGQELEEITLVPRPFNLPVECWQPIFSASPQGIDFMVKHGIKGVVPGGPRVDEIAAKWQEAHLRAGRDTELGEGLALVLQIHIADTEEKAIQEASVWFEEQLKVLAPLGRMPTLTEEQIQATFDPEKAPLAGLPTVHDLVSGGGWICGPPAHVFEKISGIQDRLPGLERVTIGAGALAIPPSAIRRDIEEFGREVLPKFPDAVAAAS